One Deltaproteobacteria bacterium DNA window includes the following coding sequences:
- a CDS encoding MmgE/PrpD family protein: MNTLDGTAFGRRAFLKGTSAVAGTLASLAAFGKLVAEASSQTTSLPVPESLRTPEAGLAAFVAKWQAAGPAIVLTRFGRFLSNRIFNCHVAGTPRAYNMFLGAAGATLAPGTNPSAHANLILDEGDWNGVLFGDFTGLAPLVAGRAFPSRDEANRAALCLIVMYIFAHIPAGADNDPAFLANLLRDLAARQGLPECEGEPSTFELVDDLEEDPTGTIEELALGATRAPGVTATLASWVQGLRFDQLPPEQVRAAKDQLKSILAVIYAGSTMTPGVKLTSAVRSFQDRSEATVIGRNRFGTSARQAAMANSFLAQLLEWEDWTFLAHSGASIVPVVLAVGELAGTSGMQVLTAIVAGNEIVARAGEFLTDVLHTGNALAIHQLELPLLAAKLLGLGPDGLRDASGIACTQPQVTSIPAWTADAKGLLTGAPAYTAVLAAQLAAQGLTGRRDLLESPLGYFYRVADIASPRRLERAIRDLGTDWRFARQYFNKRYPTDGFQLPAVHATLNVRRQLLAAGVDPAALPAVVERIFARIPFVMASSATMFSEGKSAILDRVLDPNQPDFTYIALLFDGPYALAAAMRDGELTQRQYRDDRVGDPGLRALYDKVQMVPDLTMGVFGAEVTVSVGGRDYKSFVDCIRENVNAGFTADDKFRLAAAEVLPGAQMALVLDAIDHLEQFADVRRFTRLL; the protein is encoded by the coding sequence ATGAACACTCTCGATGGTACGGCGTTCGGCCGGCGGGCGTTCCTCAAGGGCACGAGCGCCGTCGCGGGCACGCTCGCTTCGCTCGCGGCCTTCGGCAAGCTCGTCGCGGAGGCGAGCTCGCAGACGACCTCGCTCCCGGTCCCGGAGTCTCTCCGCACACCCGAGGCCGGCCTCGCCGCCTTCGTCGCCAAGTGGCAGGCGGCCGGGCCGGCGATCGTGCTCACGCGCTTCGGCCGCTTCCTCTCGAACCGGATCTTCAACTGTCACGTGGCGGGCACGCCCCGGGCCTACAACATGTTCCTCGGCGCGGCGGGCGCGACGCTCGCGCCGGGGACGAACCCCTCGGCGCACGCGAACCTGATCCTCGACGAGGGGGACTGGAACGGGGTCCTCTTCGGCGACTTCACGGGCCTCGCGCCACTGGTCGCCGGCCGGGCCTTCCCGTCGCGCGACGAGGCGAACCGCGCCGCGCTCTGCCTGATCGTCATGTACATCTTCGCACACATCCCCGCCGGCGCGGACAACGACCCCGCGTTCCTCGCCAACCTGCTGCGCGACCTCGCCGCGCGGCAGGGGCTCCCCGAGTGCGAGGGTGAGCCGTCGACCTTCGAGCTCGTGGACGACCTCGAGGAGGACCCGACGGGGACGATCGAGGAGCTGGCGCTCGGGGCGACCCGCGCCCCCGGCGTGACCGCGACGCTCGCGAGCTGGGTCCAGGGGCTCCGCTTCGACCAGCTTCCGCCGGAGCAGGTTCGAGCCGCGAAGGACCAGCTGAAGAGCATCCTCGCCGTGATCTACGCGGGCTCGACGATGACGCCCGGCGTGAAGCTCACGAGCGCCGTCCGCTCGTTCCAGGATCGGTCCGAGGCCACCGTGATCGGGCGCAATCGCTTCGGCACCTCCGCGCGCCAGGCGGCGATGGCGAACAGCTTCCTCGCGCAGCTCCTCGAGTGGGAGGACTGGACGTTCCTCGCCCACTCGGGGGCGTCGATCGTCCCGGTCGTGCTGGCGGTGGGCGAGCTGGCGGGCACGAGCGGCATGCAGGTGCTGACGGCAATCGTCGCCGGCAACGAGATCGTGGCCCGGGCGGGCGAGTTCCTGACCGACGTGCTGCACACGGGGAACGCGCTCGCCATCCATCAGCTGGAGCTTCCGCTGCTGGCGGCGAAGCTCCTCGGTCTCGGTCCGGACGGGCTCCGCGACGCCTCCGGGATCGCCTGCACGCAGCCCCAGGTGACGTCGATCCCCGCGTGGACGGCCGACGCGAAGGGGCTCCTCACCGGGGCGCCGGCCTACACCGCCGTCCTCGCCGCGCAGCTCGCGGCCCAGGGGCTCACCGGCCGCCGCGACCTCCTCGAGAGCCCGCTCGGCTACTTCTACCGCGTGGCCGACATCGCGAGCCCCCGGCGCCTCGAGCGGGCCATCCGGGATCTCGGCACCGACTGGCGTTTCGCCCGGCAGTACTTCAACAAGCGCTACCCGACCGACGGCTTCCAGCTCCCGGCGGTCCACGCGACGCTGAACGTCCGCCGCCAGCTCCTCGCCGCCGGCGTCGACCCGGCGGCGCTCCCCGCCGTGGTCGAGCGCATCTTCGCCCGCATCCCGTTCGTCATGGCCTCGAGCGCGACCATGTTCAGCGAGGGGAAGAGCGCGATCCTCGACCGCGTCCTCGATCCGAACCAGCCGGACTTCACCTACATCGCGCTCCTCTTCGACGGTCCGTACGCGCTCGCCGCGGCGATGCGCGACGGCGAGCTCACGCAGCGGCAGTACCGGGACGACCGGGTCGGCGACCCCGGCCTGCGTGCGCTGTACGACAAGGTCCAGATGGTTCCCGACTTGACGATGGGCGTCTTCGGCGCGGAGGTCACCGTCAGCGTCGGCGGCCGGGACTACAAGAGCTTCGTCGACTGCATCCGCGAGAACGTCAATGCGGGCTTCACCGCCGACGACAAGTTCCGGCTCGCCGCCGCGGAGGTGCTGCCCGGAGCGCAGATGGCGCTGGTGCTCGACGCGATCGACCACCTCGAGCAGTTCGCCGACGTGCGCCGGTTCACGCGGCTCCTCTGA